From one Haloferax marinisediminis genomic stretch:
- a CDS encoding queuosine precursor transporter codes for MSEGQSNVGQVVLVGLFVTALTTAQLTASKLLAIPLPSALGELPVVGATIILPGAALAYALTFFASDCYSELYGRRPAQVMVNVGFAMNFVLLGLVWSTIAAPAANPEFAGQFADVLASGTNIVAGSLLAYLVSQNWDVIVFHSIRELTDGAFLWLRNIVSTATSQAIDTVIFVGVAFYVAPTVLGIGQALPRNVLVGLIVGQYLLKLLIAIVDTPFVYGVVALFGDESSASDDGWVVD; via the coding sequence ATGAGTGAGGGGCAATCGAACGTCGGCCAAGTCGTCCTCGTCGGCCTGTTCGTCACGGCGCTGACGACGGCGCAGTTGACGGCGTCGAAACTACTCGCGATTCCGCTGCCGTCGGCCCTCGGCGAACTCCCGGTCGTCGGTGCAACTATCATCTTGCCGGGTGCAGCGCTGGCGTACGCACTCACCTTCTTCGCGTCGGACTGTTACTCGGAACTGTACGGTCGACGGCCAGCACAGGTGATGGTGAACGTCGGGTTCGCGATGAACTTCGTTCTCCTCGGACTCGTCTGGAGTACAATCGCCGCACCTGCGGCCAACCCGGAGTTCGCCGGCCAGTTCGCCGACGTCCTCGCCTCGGGGACGAACATCGTCGCCGGGAGTCTGCTCGCGTACCTCGTGAGTCAGAACTGGGACGTCATCGTCTTCCACAGCATCCGAGAACTGACCGATGGCGCGTTCCTCTGGCTTCGGAACATCGTCTCGACGGCGACGAGTCAGGCTATCGACACGGTCATCTTCGTCGGCGTCGCGTTCTACGTCGCGCCGACGGTGCTCGGAATTGGACAAGCGCTCCCACGAAACGTCCTCGTCGGACTCATCGTCGGGCAGTATCTGCTGAAACTTCTCATCGCCATCGTCGACACGCCGTTCGTCTACGGTGTCGTCGCACTCTTCGGTGACGAGTCGTCCGCGTCGGACGACGGATGGGTCGTCGACTGA
- a CDS encoding carbohydrate ABC transporter permease, with protein MSADNSGVFTRGVQNAIEYPALTYQLLFYTLVGFVSLVFLFPLYWLLVLSVTPDAAVANLGLLPNTVTLSNYAVVLFGTSFLRHLFNGVVIATGTTLFILFVGSLAGYVFGRLEFPGRRLLMLFTLGVAYVPPVAFFVPVYRLLTGNLSVSLGPITVSSPNLYNTPFSVGLPLSALTLPLAIFILTAFYRQIPDTLEDAARVEGATRFGALFRVVLPLSKPGVATAGVFTFIQVYNEFFYSFLMTDGDPSSWAPVIWSLYELRLSMAVFGAAGSVLGLLPVVVLLLLANERLIESAEAGVATRLD; from the coding sequence ATGTCTGCCGACAATAGCGGCGTCTTCACCCGCGGTGTGCAGAACGCCATCGAGTACCCGGCGCTGACCTACCAACTGCTGTTTTATACGCTCGTCGGATTCGTGAGTCTCGTATTCCTCTTTCCACTGTATTGGCTCCTCGTGCTCTCCGTGACGCCAGACGCAGCGGTTGCGAATCTCGGTCTCCTGCCAAACACAGTGACGCTCAGCAACTATGCCGTAGTCCTCTTCGGAACGTCGTTCCTCAGACATCTCTTCAACGGGGTCGTCATCGCCACCGGGACGACACTCTTCATCCTCTTCGTCGGGAGCCTCGCGGGATACGTCTTCGGCCGACTCGAATTTCCGGGTCGCCGATTGCTTATGTTGTTCACGCTCGGCGTCGCGTACGTACCACCAGTGGCGTTCTTCGTTCCGGTGTACCGCTTGTTGACAGGGAATCTGTCAGTGTCACTTGGTCCAATCACTGTTTCGAGTCCAAATCTGTACAACACACCGTTCTCGGTTGGACTGCCGCTGAGTGCGCTGACCCTCCCGTTGGCTATCTTCATTCTCACCGCGTTCTACCGGCAGATTCCCGACACCTTAGAGGACGCCGCACGTGTCGAAGGAGCAACCCGATTCGGCGCACTCTTTCGGGTAGTACTGCCATTGTCGAAGCCGGGAGTCGCAACCGCAGGTGTGTTTACCTTCATTCAGGTGTACAACGAGTTCTTCTACTCGTTTCTCATGACCGATGGAGACCCATCAAGTTGGGCACCGGTCATCTGGTCGCTGTACGAGCTACGGCTCTCGATGGCGGTGTTCGGTGCCGCCGGGTCCGTACTCGGACTGCTTCCGGTTGTCGTGTTACTGCTTCTCGCGAACGAACGGCTCATCGAGAGCGCAGAAGCGGGGGTTGCGACGAGACTCGACTGA
- a CDS encoding twin-arginine translocase subunit TatC gives MSSALDEDTQETLAAGRETAGAMLRAAQKDLQKVFIVFLVGFLGSFYALRLYIWDFFKGVTVAQMDAATEGNLEIIAQTPFDVILLQAKIGLVVGILMALPPFIYFARDALKERGAWPKSPVALWKLALILLTMIVLFAAGVAYGYFVFFPFTFAFLAQNALSAGFTPTYSIVKWAQFIFLLTLSFGLASQLPLAMTALSYAEIVPYELFRDKWRHAVVGIFAFGALFTPPDPFTQIMWAVPVISLYGFSLYLAKVVVTAKRGSEKMDIKNTAATHWNLLAGIGVTGGVLVYAFYEYGGVSLANTGLDAIGSDYAFLTPGSQFVLGAFVVSGALVGLALGIGYFVYRDIERLERTEVGVGDPSKLDLGALDVDGIRAAPPEAFADLDEDAAMGLASAAIDDGDTEKAQAILDRFDEAEADREADADAAADQPDELEDRATRAGGAFFSELTEGETDEDDIGGYYKDIAFIVDSLTSRAFWVVGWFMLVLAGTFGWLYTGGIRDVYQDFLRRLPDVVTPEEVLNVVALHPMEALIFEVKFSTILAALATIPLIAFFAWPALRERNVVRQRRRTVFLWTGALAGGLLGGFALGYSYVAPAVITFLVEDAIAAEMIIAYRITNFFWLIFFTTAGIGLLADVPILMILLNTAGITYDTMRNRWREVTVLILALSAIFTPASITTMFMVTIPLMAAYGIGLGILFIVTFGGRRNLAPARGATE, from the coding sequence ATGTCCAGCGCCCTCGACGAGGACACCCAAGAGACACTCGCGGCAGGCCGTGAAACCGCGGGCGCGATGCTCAGAGCGGCGCAAAAAGACCTCCAGAAGGTCTTCATCGTGTTCCTCGTCGGGTTCCTCGGATCGTTCTACGCCCTCAGGCTCTACATCTGGGACTTCTTCAAAGGCGTCACAGTCGCCCAGATGGACGCCGCCACTGAGGGGAACCTCGAAATTATCGCACAGACTCCGTTCGACGTCATCCTCCTCCAGGCGAAAATCGGACTCGTCGTGGGGATACTCATGGCACTCCCGCCGTTCATCTACTTCGCGCGAGACGCGCTGAAAGAGCGTGGCGCGTGGCCGAAGTCACCGGTCGCGCTGTGGAAACTGGCGCTCATCTTGCTCACGATGATAGTGCTGTTCGCCGCTGGCGTCGCCTACGGCTACTTCGTGTTCTTCCCGTTCACGTTCGCGTTCCTCGCGCAGAACGCACTCTCTGCAGGCTTTACGCCGACGTACTCCATCGTGAAATGGGCGCAGTTCATCTTCCTGCTCACGCTCTCGTTCGGTCTCGCAAGCCAACTGCCGTTAGCGATGACAGCCCTGTCGTACGCCGAAATCGTCCCGTACGAACTCTTCCGCGACAAGTGGCGTCACGCCGTCGTCGGAATCTTCGCGTTCGGTGCGCTGTTCACGCCACCGGACCCGTTCACCCAGATTATGTGGGCGGTACCGGTCATCTCGCTCTACGGCTTCAGCCTCTACCTCGCGAAGGTCGTCGTCACGGCCAAGCGGGGCAGCGAGAAGATGGATATCAAGAACACCGCGGCGACCCACTGGAACCTCCTCGCAGGTATCGGTGTCACCGGCGGCGTGCTCGTCTACGCGTTCTACGAGTACGGCGGTGTCTCACTGGCGAACACCGGCCTCGACGCCATCGGCAGCGACTACGCGTTCCTCACGCCCGGGTCGCAATTCGTCCTCGGTGCGTTCGTCGTCTCCGGCGCACTCGTCGGCCTCGCCCTCGGTATCGGGTACTTCGTCTACCGTGACATCGAGCGACTCGAACGCACGGAAGTCGGTGTCGGCGACCCCTCGAAACTCGACCTCGGCGCGCTCGACGTCGACGGCATCCGCGCCGCCCCGCCGGAGGCGTTCGCAGACCTCGACGAAGACGCGGCGATGGGCCTCGCGTCCGCCGCCATCGACGACGGCGACACGGAGAAAGCACAAGCAATCCTCGACCGCTTCGACGAGGCAGAGGCCGACCGAGAAGCAGACGCCGACGCGGCGGCCGACCAGCCCGACGAACTCGAAGACCGGGCGACCCGCGCTGGTGGCGCGTTCTTCTCCGAACTCACCGAAGGTGAGACGGACGAAGACGACATCGGTGGCTACTACAAGGACATCGCGTTCATCGTGGACTCGCTCACGTCCCGGGCGTTCTGGGTCGTCGGATGGTTCATGCTCGTCCTCGCCGGGACGTTCGGCTGGCTCTACACCGGTGGTATCCGCGACGTCTATCAGGACTTCCTCCGCCGCTTGCCCGACGTGGTGACGCCCGAAGAAGTGCTGAACGTCGTCGCCCTCCACCCGATGGAAGCGCTCATCTTCGAGGTGAAGTTCTCGACAATCTTGGCCGCACTCGCGACGATTCCGCTCATCGCGTTCTTCGCGTGGCCTGCACTCCGCGAGCGGAACGTCGTCCGGCAGCGTCGCCGGACCGTCTTCCTGTGGACCGGCGCACTCGCCGGTGGCCTCCTCGGTGGGTTCGCACTCGGGTACAGTTACGTCGCACCCGCCGTCATCACGTTCCTCGTAGAGGACGCCATCGCGGCGGAGATGATCATCGCCTACCGCATCACCAACTTCTTCTGGCTCATCTTCTTCACGACGGCCGGAATCGGTCTCCTCGCCGACGTGCCAATCTTGATGATTCTGCTCAACACGGCAGGCATCACCTACGACACGATGCGGAACCGCTGGCGCGAGGTGACGGTGCTCATCCTCGCGCTCTCGGCGATCTTCACCCCGGCGAGCATCACGACGATGTTCATGGTGACGATTCCGCTGATGGCCGCCTACGGCATCGGACTCGGCATCCTGTTCATCGTTACGTTCGGTGGACGGCGAAACCTCGCACCCGCCCGCGGCGCGACCGAATAA
- the larE gene encoding ATP-dependent sacrificial sulfur transferase LarE: protein MSERDVAAKADAAREALSERESVLIAFSGGVDSSVVAALAHDALGENAVACTAKSETLPEAELEDAKRVADEIGIQHIVVEFSELDNPDFVVNDGDRCYHCRTMRLGRMYEAARERGIETVCDGTNASDPGEGHRPGLRAVEELEVISPLLAHDISKDDVRAIADDYGLSVADKPSMACLSSRIPTGLEVTKERLSRVEQAESILRTWGFEQFRVRDHDGLARIEVAPDELERALDPDFVRAARDHLKDVGFDHVTLDLHGYRTGSVSPASEDDEDDFLVDDVFAQDYPMRK from the coding sequence ATGAGCGAGCGAGACGTCGCGGCGAAGGCCGACGCAGCACGTGAGGCACTCTCGGAGCGAGAGAGCGTCCTCATCGCCTTCTCCGGCGGTGTGGACTCAAGTGTGGTCGCCGCACTCGCCCACGACGCCCTCGGGGAGAACGCGGTCGCCTGTACGGCGAAGAGCGAGACGCTCCCCGAAGCGGAGTTGGAAGACGCAAAACGGGTCGCCGACGAAATCGGCATCCAGCACATCGTCGTCGAGTTCTCCGAACTCGACAACCCGGACTTCGTCGTGAACGACGGCGACCGGTGTTACCACTGCCGGACGATGCGCCTCGGCCGAATGTACGAGGCCGCCCGTGAACGAGGCATCGAGACAGTCTGTGACGGAACCAACGCCTCGGACCCCGGAGAGGGCCACCGTCCGGGCCTCCGTGCCGTCGAGGAGTTGGAGGTCATCTCCCCGCTTCTCGCACACGACATCTCGAAAGACGATGTCCGCGCCATCGCCGACGACTACGGCCTCTCCGTGGCCGACAAACCCTCGATGGCGTGTCTCTCGTCGCGGATTCCGACCGGCCTCGAAGTGACGAAAGAGCGACTCTCACGGGTCGAACAAGCAGAGAGCATCCTCCGAACGTGGGGCTTCGAGCAGTTCCGCGTCCGCGACCACGACGGTCTCGCCCGCATCGAAGTCGCTCCCGACGAATTAGAGCGTGCGCTCGACCCGGATTTCGTTCGGGCCGCCCGCGACCACCTGAAGGACGTCGGCTTCGACCACGTCACGCTAGACTTGCACGGCTACCGGACGGGAAGCGTCAGTCCTGCTTCCGAAGACGACGAAGACGACTTCCTCGTCGACGACGTGTTCGCGCAGGACTACCCGATGCGAAAGTAA
- a CDS encoding twin-arginine translocase subunit TatC, with the protein MADEERDAESSPAPETNVSADPVDTDSVSRGDDSDDESTGDESSVDESTGDEPAADDTQTDVTEPVYGRVTPPEESVLDESPGDTDSDAVEPDATSDDTDADFEDEDDTLVVGDPDPAVDFEDEDAVSETDEGAVSETEEDESAGDDLDESDSPEVLDEPTVPDDDDLEDGGLASNAPESDQEMPLTDHIEEMIRRLAVVLGVAGVVTLILFPGADILNAYVNTGLPSATDVINFLWNTHIPAADAIEDRRPRLYGPLELILTKLKVAGLAGTVIGLPVFVYQTYLFMRPGLYPKERKYYLAAVPTSLILALVGVTFAHFVVLPAIFAYFTSYTEGTAVIAFGLKETFNLILILMGYMAIVFQIPLFVELAIMMKLVTRQWLEDRRLLFWGAFLGLAFLVSPDPTGMAPIIIGATMIVLFEGTLAVLRWTGN; encoded by the coding sequence ATGGCGGACGAGGAGCGCGACGCGGAGTCATCTCCAGCCCCCGAGACGAACGTCTCGGCGGACCCGGTTGACACCGACTCGGTCTCGCGTGGTGACGACTCCGACGACGAATCCACCGGCGACGAGTCTTCTGTAGACGAATCCACCGGCGACGAACCCGCTGCCGACGACACACAGACGGACGTCACCGAACCAGTGTACGGTCGCGTGACGCCTCCCGAAGAGAGCGTCCTGGACGAGTCTCCCGGTGATACTGACTCGGACGCCGTCGAACCCGACGCGACTTCCGACGACACCGATGCCGACTTCGAAGACGAGGACGACACCCTCGTCGTCGGCGACCCCGACCCTGCTGTCGACTTCGAAGACGAGGACGCCGTCTCTGAGACTGACGAAGGTGCCGTCTCTGAGACCGAGGAAGACGAGAGTGCCGGCGACGACCTCGACGAGAGCGACTCGCCCGAGGTACTCGACGAACCCACGGTCCCGGATGACGACGACCTGGAAGACGGTGGTCTCGCCAGCAACGCTCCCGAGAGCGACCAGGAGATGCCGCTGACCGACCACATCGAGGAGATGATTCGTCGGTTGGCCGTCGTCCTCGGTGTCGCGGGGGTCGTCACGCTCATCCTCTTCCCCGGTGCAGACATCCTCAACGCCTACGTCAACACGGGGCTTCCGAGCGCCACCGACGTCATCAACTTCCTCTGGAATACGCACATCCCCGCCGCCGACGCGATTGAAGACCGCCGCCCGCGCCTGTACGGTCCGCTCGAACTCATCCTCACCAAACTCAAAGTCGCGGGCCTCGCCGGGACAGTCATTGGGCTTCCAGTGTTCGTCTACCAGACGTACCTGTTCATGCGCCCCGGTCTGTACCCCAAAGAGCGGAAATACTACCTCGCGGCAGTGCCGACGAGTCTCATCCTCGCCCTCGTCGGCGTCACCTTCGCGCACTTCGTGGTTCTGCCGGCTATCTTCGCGTACTTCACTTCGTACACCGAAGGGACGGCAGTCATCGCGTTCGGCCTCAAAGAGACGTTCAACCTCATCCTCATCTTGATGGGCTACATGGCCATCGTCTTCCAGATTCCACTGTTCGTGGAGTTGGCCATCATGATGAAACTCGTCACGCGACAGTGGCTCGAAGACCGTCGCCTGCTCTTTTGGGGCGCGTTCCTCGGCCTCGCGTTCCTCGTCAGCCCCGACCCAACGGGGATGGCACCCATCATCATCGGTGCGACGATGATTGTCCTCTTCGAGGGGACACTCGCCGTGTTGCGGTGGACTGGGAACTGA
- a CDS encoding histidine phosphatase family protein codes for MATLLLARHGETTWNLERRVQGWAPVSLSERGRAQAAALARHVVDSYEVDRLVSSDIERAQETARPLARELDIEPVLDPSWRERDVGSLQGFKFDELATQYPQYFLSEVGSPAARERPPSGESLVEVRRRVLTAHEGLAASMTADETVLVVTHGTPIRLALGELKGLDIVEAMQSQPLDNGCLCELEVEVEVDEDVDEPVVHIISENETRFLTA; via the coding sequence ATGGCAACCCTCCTTCTCGCCCGTCACGGCGAGACGACGTGGAACCTCGAACGGCGTGTGCAGGGGTGGGCCCCTGTCTCGCTCAGTGAGCGCGGACGGGCGCAAGCCGCCGCACTCGCACGCCACGTCGTAGACTCCTACGAGGTCGACCGCCTCGTTTCATCAGATATCGAACGTGCCCAAGAGACCGCCCGTCCCCTCGCCCGTGAACTCGACATCGAACCAGTGCTCGACCCCTCGTGGCGCGAGCGCGACGTCGGGTCACTCCAAGGATTCAAATTCGACGAACTGGCGACGCAGTACCCGCAGTATTTCCTCTCGGAGGTTGGCTCGCCCGCCGCGCGCGAGCGCCCGCCGAGCGGTGAGAGTCTCGTCGAGGTTCGTCGGCGCGTCCTCACGGCACACGAAGGACTCGCCGCCTCGATGACGGCCGACGAGACGGTTCTCGTCGTCACCCACGGGACACCAATCCGACTCGCACTGGGTGAACTGAAAGGACTCGACATCGTCGAGGCGATGCAGTCGCAACCGCTCGACAACGGGTGTCTGTGCGAACTCGAAGTCGAAGTCGAGGTCGACGAGGACGTGGACGAACCAGTCGTTCACATCATCTCCGAGAACGAGACGCGCTTCCTCACGGCGTAA
- a CDS encoding 23S rRNA (uridine(2552)-2'-O)-methyltransferase, with product MARKDHYYNKAKQEGYRARSAYKLKQLDEEVGLFGPGNTVVDLGAAPGGWLQVASERVKSNGKVVGVDLQRIRGLDLNNVETIRGDMTEDETKEKLTAIIGERGADAVVSDMAPNMTGEYSLDHARSVYLARQAFEVAQELLATGGDFAVKVFDGQDLADFRADMEKEFQYVRSIRPKASRDSSSEQYLVGKHFLTAPVRKGDEVDVEIVDVGSEGDGIAKVEDFTIFVSGVEEGDTPRVRITDVKPRFAFAEPLDD from the coding sequence ATGGCGCGCAAAGACCACTACTACAACAAGGCCAAACAGGAGGGCTATCGCGCCCGCTCGGCCTACAAACTCAAACAACTCGACGAGGAAGTCGGGTTGTTCGGTCCCGGCAACACGGTCGTCGACCTCGGTGCCGCCCCCGGTGGGTGGCTCCAGGTCGCGTCCGAGAGAGTCAAATCCAACGGCAAAGTCGTCGGTGTCGACCTCCAGCGAATCCGCGGCCTCGACCTGAACAACGTCGAGACTATCCGTGGCGACATGACCGAAGACGAGACGAAAGAGAAGCTCACCGCAATTATCGGCGAACGCGGTGCAGACGCCGTCGTCTCCGACATGGCACCGAACATGACCGGTGAGTACTCACTGGACCACGCCCGCTCTGTCTACCTCGCTCGGCAGGCGTTCGAGGTCGCACAAGAACTCCTCGCAACCGGCGGCGACTTCGCCGTGAAGGTGTTCGACGGGCAGGACCTCGCAGACTTCCGCGCCGACATGGAAAAAGAGTTCCAGTACGTGCGGTCGATTCGCCCGAAGGCATCGCGTGACAGCTCGTCCGAGCAGTACCTCGTCGGCAAGCACTTCCTCACCGCGCCGGTCCGCAAGGGCGACGAAGTCGACGTCGAAATCGTCGACGTCGGAAGCGAAGGTGACGGAATCGCCAAGGTCGAAGACTTCACTATCTTCGTCTCGGGCGTCGAAGAAGGCGACACACCACGCGTCCGTATCACCGACGTGAAACCGCGGTTCGCATTCGCTGAACCGCTCGACGACTGA
- a CDS encoding NmrA/HSCARG family protein has translation MSAEQTHVLVVGATGNQGGAVVDHLLESEHEFEVSGLTRDVTSDAAQALEARGVTMVEGDLEEPETLREPIRDADAVFAVTNFWTQGYDAQVRQGKNIATVASEEGVEHFVFSGVGSHDEDTGIPHFDSADEIDQHIRDLDLQWTILKPVFFFENFEAFAENIVEDGQLALPLAEGVSLQMVSDDDIGHAAAVALANPDAFVGEAIDLAGDSKTLEEAAAILSDVTGREVEAIHVPIEDAYETFGEEFTVMCEWFNDVGYSADIDALEETFGFEFTDLETYLREHGWEDKDGMASVPGWVKAMQ, from the coding sequence ATGTCTGCCGAACAAACACACGTACTCGTTGTCGGAGCAACCGGAAACCAGGGTGGCGCAGTCGTCGACCACCTCCTTGAGAGTGAACACGAATTCGAGGTCAGCGGCCTCACGCGAGACGTCACCAGTGACGCCGCACAGGCGCTCGAAGCCCGTGGTGTCACGATGGTCGAAGGTGACCTCGAAGAGCCGGAGACGCTCCGTGAACCCATCCGTGACGCGGACGCTGTCTTCGCCGTCACGAACTTCTGGACACAGGGCTACGACGCACAGGTTCGACAGGGGAAGAACATCGCGACGGTCGCCAGTGAGGAGGGCGTCGAACACTTCGTCTTCTCGGGCGTCGGCAGCCACGACGAGGACACGGGTATCCCACACTTCGACTCTGCGGACGAAATCGACCAACACATCCGCGACCTCGACCTCCAGTGGACGATTCTCAAGCCCGTCTTCTTCTTCGAGAACTTCGAGGCGTTCGCCGAGAATATCGTCGAAGATGGCCAACTCGCACTCCCACTCGCAGAGGGCGTCAGCCTCCAGATGGTCAGCGACGACGACATCGGCCACGCTGCTGCTGTCGCACTCGCGAACCCCGACGCGTTCGTCGGCGAAGCAATCGACCTCGCAGGCGATTCGAAGACGCTCGAAGAGGCCGCCGCGATTCTCTCGGACGTCACTGGCCGCGAAGTCGAAGCGATTCACGTCCCAATCGAAGACGCATACGAGACGTTCGGTGAGGAGTTCACCGTGATGTGTGAGTGGTTCAACGACGTCGGGTACAGCGCCGACATCGACGCACTCGAAGAGACGTTCGGCTTCGAGTTCACCGACCTCGAAACGTACCTCCGAGAGCACGGTTGGGAGGACAAGGACGGAATGGCGAGCGTCCCCGGGTGGGTCAAGGCGATGCAGTAA
- a CDS encoding SRPBCC domain-containing protein: MARKLTTSTEIDAPPERVWDVLVDFDRYDEWNPFMRIAGRANMGATLVVRLMPPGGRESVFEPDVIRYEKHREFGWLGHLFVPGLFDGEHQFRLEPLDGGTRTRFEHVETFSGVLAGLTLRFIGDETKAGFEAMNEALKIRVEALLAADERESAESV; the protein is encoded by the coding sequence ATGGCACGAAAACTTACGACGAGCACCGAAATCGACGCTCCGCCGGAGCGGGTGTGGGACGTACTCGTCGACTTCGACCGGTACGACGAATGGAATCCCTTCATGCGCATCGCTGGGCGGGCGAATATGGGGGCGACGCTCGTCGTCCGGCTCATGCCACCCGGTGGGCGAGAGTCAGTGTTCGAGCCCGACGTGATACGGTACGAGAAACATCGTGAATTCGGATGGCTCGGCCATCTCTTCGTTCCCGGACTTTTCGACGGAGAACACCAGTTCCGCCTCGAACCACTCGACGGCGGGACGCGAACACGATTCGAACACGTAGAGACGTTCTCGGGTGTGCTCGCGGGACTCACGTTGCGGTTCATCGGCGACGAGACGAAGGCGGGGTTCGAGGCGATGAACGAAGCGCTGAAGATTCGTGTCGAGGCCCTCCTCGCGGCCGACGAGCGAGAATCAGCGGAGTCGGTGTGA
- a CDS encoding arsenate-mycothiol transferase ArsC, protein MAHNEQTRVAFVCVQNAGRSQMATAFARRERDERDVGDEIDILTGGTDPADHVHDEVVDVMSEKGFELAGETPRAISQDEIMDVDIVITMGCSAEGICPMTWRGDARDWDLDDPDGQELDAVREIRDDIEGRVSALFDELVGEA, encoded by the coding sequence ATGGCTCACAACGAGCAGACCCGTGTCGCGTTCGTCTGCGTCCAGAACGCTGGCCGAAGTCAGATGGCGACGGCGTTCGCCCGGCGCGAGCGAGACGAGCGCGACGTCGGCGACGAAATCGACATCCTCACCGGCGGCACCGACCCGGCGGACCACGTCCACGACGAGGTGGTCGACGTGATGAGCGAGAAGGGATTCGAACTCGCAGGGGAGACGCCGCGAGCCATCAGCCAAGACGAGATTATGGACGTGGACATCGTCATCACGATGGGCTGTTCGGCAGAGGGAATCTGTCCCATGACGTGGCGCGGTGACGCCCGTGACTGGGACCTCGACGACCCCGATGGACAGGAGTTGGACGCCGTTCGCGAGATTCGCGACGACATCGAGGGACGTGTCTCGGCGCTCTTCGACGAACTCGTCGGCGAGGCCTGA
- a CDS encoding DNA polymerase sliding clamp codes for MFKAIVSAATLRDALDSVSVLVDECKIRLNEEDLAIRAVDPANVGMVDLTLDAAAFESYEADGGVIGVNLSRLEEVAGMAGSNDLIHLTLDEETRKLNIRIDGLSYTLALIDPDSIRQEPDIPDLDLPANIVVEGTHLDRGIKAADMVSDHIRLRVDSAEETFHIEAEGDTDDVDLSLPPADLISIEAGDADSLFSLDYLKDMNKAIPSDAEVTVELGEEFPVKLHYQIAEGMGTITYMLAPRIQSD; via the coding sequence ATGTTCAAGGCCATCGTGAGTGCCGCGACGCTCCGGGACGCGCTCGACTCAGTGAGCGTCCTCGTCGACGAGTGTAAGATTCGACTCAACGAGGAAGACCTCGCCATCCGCGCAGTCGACCCCGCGAACGTCGGCATGGTGGACCTCACGCTCGACGCTGCAGCGTTCGAATCCTACGAGGCTGACGGCGGCGTCATCGGTGTCAACCTCTCCCGACTCGAAGAAGTCGCCGGTATGGCGGGTTCGAACGACCTCATCCACCTCACGCTCGACGAAGAGACGCGCAAACTCAACATTCGCATCGACGGACTGTCCTACACGCTCGCGCTCATCGACCCCGACTCGATTCGACAGGAACCGGACATCCCGGACCTCGACCTCCCCGCGAACATCGTCGTCGAAGGAACCCACCTCGACCGCGGTATCAAGGCGGCCGACATGGTCTCCGACCACATCCGTCTCCGCGTCGACAGCGCCGAAGAGACGTTCCACATCGAAGCAGAGGGCGACACCGACGACGTGGACCTCTCGCTTCCCCCGGCGGACCTCATCAGCATCGAGGCAGGCGACGCCGACTCGCTGTTCTCGCTCGACTACCTGAAGGACATGAACAAGGCGATTCCGTCTGACGCCGAAGTCACCGTCGAACTCGGCGAAGAGTTCCCGGTCAAACTCCACTACCAGATTGCCGAAGGGATGGGCACCATCACGTACATGCTCGCCCCGCGCATCCAGAGCGACTAA
- a CDS encoding ribbon-helix-helix domain-containing protein — translation MAKISVEIPDELLADLDEHVGDDKKFVNRSDAVRSSIRKTLDILDEIDKRHNRLADDE, via the coding sequence ATGGCCAAGATTAGTGTCGAGATTCCCGACGAGCTGCTCGCCGATTTGGACGAGCACGTCGGTGACGACAAGAAGTTCGTGAATCGAAGCGACGCAGTTCGGTCTTCGATTCGCAAGACACTGGACATCCTCGACGAGATCGACAAACGACACAACCGACTGGCAGACGATGAGTGA